Below is a genomic region from Mycobacteriales bacterium.
GCGGTACCTCGCTCGCCAGTCGGTAGGACAACAGGATGTCGTCGTCCGGGTAGGGATCACGAGACCCCGCCTCGCCGCCGGTGAGCACGGCGATCAACCGTGAGTACTCGGTGGCCAATGCCTTGGTCGCGTCGGGCAGATTCGGCGGGATGGCCCCGGCGACCTCTTCGAGATAGCTCACTTCCGCCTCGAGGTAGGGCGCCGGCGAGTCCACGATGCGGTGCGCCCGAAACCTGCGGGTGCCACCTGTCAGCACGGCGGAGGTGCCGCCGGGGCCGGGGTGCACCTCGAGCACCCGGGCCAGCGTCCCGATCGGCTCGTAGTCGGCGGCGAGTTCGGGTTCCGCGGACGCACGCTCGGGCGTGATCACGACGACCCCGAAGTGCCCGGGACCGTCGTCCGCGGTGACGTCCGCGAGCAGCGCCCGGTAGCGCGGTTCGAAGATGTGCAACGGAAGGGTGCAGCCGGGCATGAGCACGTGCCCGAGCGGAAAGATCGGGATGACCTCGTGCGCGGCATCGGCCACAGGTCCACGGTAGCCCGCATGGTCGGGCCGTCGGCCCGTAAGCTTCGAGGACGTGATGCGGCGTATCGAACTGTCGGCGCTGTGGACAACCGCGGCACCCCGGCCATCCGTGCTGCGGCGAGTGCTGCCTCGTGCCGAGGTTGATGTCGGGGCGGCGTTGCAAGCTGTGACTCCGCTCGTCGAGGACGTGGCCGCGCGCGGCTACGCCGCCGCGCGTGAGGCGACGATGCGCTTCGACGGCGTCGACGTCGCCGACCCGAGGGTGCCGTCCGCCGCGCTGCAGCGCGCGCTCGACGAGCTCGACCCCGCAGTGCGCGACGCTCTCACGGAATCGATCCGGCGCGCCCGAATCGTTCACGAGGCACAACGCCGGGCGGCAACCGAGGTCGACGTCGTCCCGGGCGGCACGGTCAGCGAACGCTGGATCCCGGTCGCTCGGGTCGGGTTGTACGTCCCGGGCGGGCTGGCGGTGTACCCGTCCAGCGTCGTGATGAACGTCGTACCCGCGCAGGTCGCCGGAGTCCGCTCGCTCGCCGTCTCGTCACCGCCGCAGCGGGAGTACGGCGGCCGCCCGCACCCGGTGATCCTCGCCGCCTGCGCGCTGCTCGGCGTCGACGAGGTCTACGCCGTCGGCGGCGCCCAGGCCGTCGCGATGTTCGCCTACGGCACCGACGAGTGCCGCCGGGTCGACATGGTCACCGGTCCGGGCAACGTCTACGTCGCGGCCGCCAAGCGGCTGCTGCGCGGCGTCGTCGGCATCGACTCCGAGGCCGGTCCGACGGAGATCGCGGTGCTCGCCGACGACGGCGCCGACCCGGCCTACGTCGCCGCCGACCTGATCAGCCAGGCCGAGCACGACACCGTCGCCGCCTCCGTGCTGATCACCGACAGCGAGGCGCTCGCCGCCGCCGTCGACGCCGAGGTGGCCGCGCAGGTCGCGGCGACCAAGCACGTCGAGCGGGTGACCACGGCACTCACCGGGACACAGTCCGGGATCGTCCTGGTCCGCGACCTCGACCAGGGCGTCGACGTCGCCAATGCCTACGCCGCAGAGCATCTCGAGGTGATCACCCGCGACGCCGGCGCGGTCGCCGGGCGGATCGTCAACGCCGGCTGCATTTTCGTCGGGCCGCACTCGCCGGTGTCGCTCGGTGACTACTGCGCCGGGTCCAATCACGTCCTGCCCACCGGCTGCACCGCCCGGCACGCCAGCGGGTTGTCGGTGCAGACGTTCCTCAAGGGCATGCACGTCGTCGACTACGACGAGGCAGCGCTTTCCGGGGTCGCCGGGCACGTCGTCGCCCTGGCGCAGGCGGAGGATCTGCCCGCGCACGCCGCCGCGGTGCAGATCCGCGACCGGCGGAGCGCACGGTGACGTCGCTCGACCAGCTGCCGCTGCGCGACGACCTGCGGGGCCGATCGCCTTATGGCGCGCCACAGGTCGACGTTCCGGTGCGGCTGAACACCAACGAAAACTCCTACCCGCCGCCGGCCGACCTCGTCGCGGCGATCGCCGACGCCGTGGCCGGTGTCGCGGCCGGTCTCAACCGCTACCCCGACCGCGAGGCGGTCGAGCTGCGGGCGGATCTCACGCGCTACCTCGGGCACGATCTGTCCCCGGCCCAGGTGTGGGCGGCCAACGGGTCCAACGAGGTGCTGCAGCAACTGCTGCAGGCCTTCGGCGGCCCGGGGCGCACGGCGCTCGGTTTCACGCCGTCGTACTCGATGCACCCGATCATCTCCGCCGGCACCGGCACGGCCTGGATCGACGTGTCCCGGGCGGGGGACTTCTCGGTGTCGCCGGATTACGCCGCGGCGCAGGTACGCGAGCACCGGCCCGACGTGGTGTTCCTCTGCTCACCCAACAACCCCACCGGCACCGCACTCGGCCTCGACGTGGTCGACGCGGTACTCGCCGAGGCAGCCGGGATGGTCGTGGTCGACGAGGCCTATCACGAGTTCGCCCGCGCCGGTACGCCGAGCGCGTTGACCCTGCTCCCGGGCAATCCGCGGCTCGCGGTGACCCGCACCATGTCGAAGGCGTTCGCCATGGCCGGGCTGCGGGTCGGATACGTCGCCGCCGATCCGGCGGTGATCGACGCCCTGCAGCTGGTGCGGCTGCCCTACCACCTGTCGGCGTTGACGCAGGCGGTGGCGCGGGTGGCCGTCGCCCATGCGCCGGCGCTTCTGTCCACTGTGGAACAGGTGAAGGCCCAGCGGGATTTGCTCGAGTCAGCATTGCGGGAGCGCGGCTTCGACGTCGTCGAGTCCGACGCCAACTTCGTGCTGTTCGGGGGATTCGGCGATTCGGCGGCGATGTGGCAGAGCCTGCTCGACCGCGGCGTACTCATCCGCGACGTCGGCCTGCCGGGCTGGCTCCGGGTGACCGCCGGCACGCCGTCCGAAGTGGACAGTTTCCTTTCGGCGGTCGACGACATCCGGCGGTCACCTAGGATTGCCGGATGAGTCGCACCGCGCAGGTCAAGCGCGACACCGCCGAGACGCGGGTGCTGGTCGAGCTCGACCTCGACGGCACCGGCGTCACCGACGTGGCCACCGGCGTCGGCTTCTACGACCACATGCTCGGCCAGCTCGGCCGGCACGCCGGGTTCGACCTGACCGTGCGCACCGACGGCGACGTCCACATCGACGCGCATCACACCGTCGAGGACACCGCGATCGCGCTCGGGCAGGCGCTCGAGATCGCGCTCGGCGACAAGGCCGGCATCCGGCGGTTCGGCGATTCGCTGGTCCCGTTGGACGAGTGCCTCGTGCAGGTCGCCGTCGACCTGTCCGGCCGGCCCTACCTGGTGCACGACGAGCCAGCGATCATGGAGACCGTCGTCATCGGCGGCGACTTCCCCGGCACGCTCGTGCGGCACATGTGGGAGTCGTTCGCGCAGAACGCCCGGATCGCGCTGCATGTGCGGGTGCTCTCCGGCCGCGACGCCCACCACATCGCCGAGGCGCAGTGCAAGGCCGTGGCCCGGGCGCTGCGCGACGCGGCGGCGCCCGACCCGCGCGTGGTCGGCGTACCCAGCACCAAGGGGACGCTCTAGGTGTCGACGCTGCTGATCGTCGTGGGCGGTTTCCTGCTGGGCGGCGCCTACAGCGTGTGGCAGCAGTCGAAGGGCGAGGGCCGCGCGCGGCGGGGACAGATCGTCGCGGTGGCGCTCGCGGTCTGCGCGGTGCTCGCCGTCGTCGGCGGCATCCTCCGGTTGGTCTGACATGACACGGGTGGTGGTCCTCGACTACGGCTCCGGCAACCTCCGGTCGGCGGAACGCGCGCTGGCCCGGGCCGGTGCCGAGGTGACCGTCACCGCCGACGCCGCCGCCGCGCGCGACGCCGACGGCCTCGTCGTCCCCGGGGTCGGGGCATTCGCCGCCTGCGCCGCCGGACTCGCCTCGGTGGGCGGCGGCGACATCGTCCGGGCCCGGCTCGACGAGGGCCGGCCGGTGCTCGGCATCTGCGTGGGCATGCAGGTGCTCTTCGACACCGGCGACGAGCACGGGGTCCGCACGGCGGGCCTCGGCGCGCTGCCCGGCGTCGTCCGCCGACTGGACGCCGACGTCCTGCCGCACATGGGCTGGAACACCGTCGACGCCCCGCCGGAGAGCCGGCTCTTCGCCGGCATCGCCCCGGGGACGCGGTTCTACTTCGTGCACTCCTACGCCGCGACCGACACCGACGGGATCGTCACCACGGCCCACCACGGCGAGCGGTTCGTCGCCGCCGTCGAGCGCGGGCCGCTCGCGGCCACCCAGTTCCACCCGGAGAAGTCCGGCGACGCCGGCGCCGTACTGCTGGCCAACTGGGTGGGCACCCTCGACCCGGCCGCGGGCCCGCAGCGAGCTCACCGTGCCCGAACAGGGCCGCACCGCGTTGGCTAGCCTGCCAAGGAGTACCCCCGCCCGGTCCGATCCCCGGAGTCCCGCCGTGCCCTTCGCCCTGCTGCCCGCGGTCGACGTCTCCGGCGGCAAGGCGGTGCGCCTGGTCCGCGGCGAGGCCGGTACGGAGACCAATTACGGCGACCCGGTCGACGCGGCCTTGGCCTGGCAGCAGGCCGGGGCCGAGTGGATCCACCTCGTCGACCTCGACGCGGCGTTCGGCCGCGGGTCCAACCGCGACCTGCTGGCCGACGTGGTGCGCCGGGTCGACGTCGCGGTCGAGCTCTCCGGCGGGATCCGCGACGACGAGTCGCTCGCCGCGGCACTGGCGACCGGCTGCGCCCGGGTCAACGTCGGCACCGCCGCTCTCGAGGACCCGTCGTGGTGCAAGCGGGTCATCGGCGAGTTCGCCGACCGGGTCGCGGTGGGCCTCGACGTACGCGGCCACACCCTGGCCGGACGCGGCTGGACCCGCGAGGGCGGCGACCTCTTCGAGGTCCTCGCCCGACTCGACGCCGAGGGCTGTGCCCGTTACGTCGTCACCGACGTGCGCCGAGACGGCACCCTGACCGGGCCCAACGTCGATCTGCTGCGCGAGGTGTGCGCCGCGACGCCGCGCCCGGTCGTGGCCAGCGGCGGTGTGGCGGAGCTGGACGACCTGCGGGCCCTCGCGCAACTCGGACCGATCGGGGTGGAGGGCGCGATCGTCGGCAAGGCGCTCTACGCCGGTGCCTTCACCCTGCCCGAGGCGCTGGCCGCCGTCGGTGCCGGATGAGTGCGATCGCGCGGATCTCGTCGGACAGTCCGTACGAGGACGCGATCGGCTACTCCCGGGCAGTCTGCGCCGGCCCGTGGGTGCTGGTCTCCGGTTGCACGGCCACGGTGGAGGGCCGGGTCCGGCACGCGGGGAATGCCTACCAGCAGGCTCGTACGGCGATCGAGATCGCGCTGTCCGCGCTGCGTCAGGCGGGGCTCGGCGCCGCCGACGTCGTCCGCACCCGCATGTACGTCGTCGACCGGGCCCACGCCGGCGACGTCGGCCGGGCCCATCAGGAGACCTTCGGCGCGATCCGGCCGGCCGCCACGATGGTGGTCGTCGCCGGTCTGATCGACCCGCAGCTGCTCGTCGAGGTCGAGGTGGACGGCTACACCGGGGCAGGCGCGCGGTGAGTCCCGCGGCCCGGGCGCGATGAGCGTCGCCGTACGGGTGATCCCGTGCCTCGACGTGGACGCCGGCCGGGTGACGAAGGGCGTGCGGTTCCTGTCCAACGTCGACGTCGGCGACCCGGTGGAGCTGGCCCGGGCCTACGACCGCGAGGGCGCCGACGAGCTGGTCTTCTACGACATCACCGCGTCCTCCGGCGCGCGGGAGACGACCTTCGACGTCGTACGCCGGACCGCCGAGCAGGTCTTCATCCCGCTGACCGTGGGCGGCGGGGTGCGCACCGTCGACGACGTCGACCGGCTGCTGCGGGCCGGCGCGGACAAGGTCTCGCTCAACACGGCGGCCGTCGCCCGCCCGGAGGTGCTGCACGAAGCCGCGCTGCGGTTCGGGGCGCAATGCGTCGTGCTGTCGGTCGACGCCCGGCGGGCGGACGGGGTGGCCAGCGGCTTCGAGGTCACCACCCACGGCGGCCGGCAGTCCGCCGGCCTCGACCTGCTGGACTGGGTACGCCGGGGGGTCGACCTCGGCGCCGGCGAGATCGTGGTCAACTCCATGGACGCCGACGGCACCCGGGACGGGTTCGACCTCGACATGATCGCCGCGGTCCGGGCGGAGGTCGGCGTCCCGGTGGTGGCGAGCGGCGGCGCCGGGGCGGTCGGCGACTTCTCGCCGGCCGTGCACTCCGGCGCGGACGCGGTGCTCGCGGCGAGCGTCTTCCACTTCGGTGAGATCTCCATCGCGACGGTCAAGTCGGCGCTGCGCGCCGACGGCGTCGAGGTGCGTTGACGCTGGGTGCCGGCTGTTGGGCTGGTTGCGCTGGTCAGGTGACTACCAGCGCTACTAGACTGGGGTCATGACCGCGCTGACCGACCGGCTGCCCGACCTCGCCGGCCTGCTCGACAACCTCGCCGACACCGAACGGCGGGAGCTCGAGGACGCCTTCCTGCGGGTGCTCGCCCTCTCCCAGCGGGCCCGCCCCACTGCGCTGCCGGACCAGGTGCCGGCCGCCGAGCCCGAGCAGGTGGCCGCCGCGCGCGCCCGCAACCTGGCCCGGGCGGCGCAGGTGCGGGCGGATCTGGTCCGCGACTCGCTGTCCACCGCGGAGGTCGCCGCCCGGCTGGGGATCAGCCCCGCGGCGGTGACCAAGCGGCGGGGCAAGGACGACCTCGTCGCCTTCCGGCACCGCGGCGACTGGCGCTACCCGCACTGGCAGTTCACCGGCGACGCCCTCACCGACGGCGTCCTCGACGTCTGGCACGCGCTGCCGGAACGCTCGCTGGTGGGTCGGGTGCGGTGGTTCACCCTGCCGTCCCGGCAGCTCGACGACGAGACCCCGCTCGAGCGGTTAAGCCGCGGGCAGGTCGACGCGGTGATCGAGGCCGCGACGGCCGTCGGCTCTCGGTGACCTTTCCCGGCCGGCCGCGGCTGGTCGACGTACCGGAGCACAACCGGTGGTTGCGGATCTACGACGCCCGCTTCTACGCCGACGGCGCGAAGTTCCGCTACTTCGGACCGCACCGCGCCGGGCGGTTCGACCACCATCCGGCCGGCCCGGCGCGACGGCATCCGCACCACGGCGTGCTCTACGCGACGGAGAGCCTGCGCTGCGCCGTGGCCGAGGCGTTCGGGGACGACCGCTGGGTCGATCCGCTGCCGAGCCACCGGCTCGCCGTCATCGAACTGGACCGCGCGCTGCGGCTGGCCGACACCCGGGGCGACGCGGCGGTCGAACTCGGCCGGCCGGCCGGCGCGCTGCGTAGCCGCGACCGGGCGCTCACCCAGCAGGTCGCCCGGGCGCTCTACGACGCGACGCCCGCCGACGGAATCTCCTATGAGGGCTGGTTCACCGGCGACACCTGCGTCGCGCTGTGGGAGCGGGCGGCGGACGCCGTACGGCTCGTCGACGACCGGTCGCTGACCGACCCGTGGGTCGCCGACGCCGTCGAGGTCGCCGCCGACACCCTGCACTACGCCCGCCCGTAACCTGGGACGGCGCGCGCCGGGGCCGCGCCCCCGTGGACAAAACCCACTAGTAGTGGCTTCTGGTCCACGACACGCCGCCAGAGCTGCCCAAAACCCACTAGTAGTGGGTTTTGTCCACCCGGCCGGCCCTCCTCGGCGGCTGCGCCGGCGGACCGTGCGGTCCCGGTCAGAGGCCGAGGCGGGCACCGGCGAGGGCAGCGACGGAGGCGTCGTCGCCGTCGACGTCGACCCGGGCGACACGTTGGCGGCCGGACGCGTAGAGCGTGAGTTCGCCCGCCGGCCCGGATACGACGACGGTCGGGTTGGCCGACCTGCCCTGTACGACGGTCCCGTCCGGCAGCCGGAACCGCACCCCGACCGGCGCGTGCCGGGTCATCAGCCGGGCACTGGACGCGAACCGTCGCGCGAGCAGCGCCTCCAGCCCCGGATCGAGGTCGCGCGGCTCCCAGGAGGGCTGGCCGCGGCGCACGTCCTCGTGGTGGATGAACATCTCGATCGTGTTGGCCGCCGCCTCCACCGCCGAGCTCACGCCGAACGGCGACCAGCGCGGCGGGCCCTGCCGCAGCGTCTCGACCAGGGCGTCGTAGGACTGCGAGGTGCGCAGCCGGTCCATGGCCCGCGCGGTGACGCCGGCGAGCGGCGGCACCACGATGCCCAGCCCGGCGACGGGGGAGCGTTCGCGTACGACGACGTGCGCGGCGAGGTCCGCGGCGGTCCAGCCGTCGCAGACGGTGGGGGCGTGCGGGCCGACGTCGAGGAGCGAATCGGCCAGCGCCTCGCGTTCCTGGCGGGAGTGGGTGGTCACGCCCGGATCGTAGGCGGGTCCGCGACCGAGGCGGGACGCGGCGCCGGACGGCCGACCCGGCACAATGGGGTCCATGGCCCGTCCCTCGCACCTCGATCCCGACATCGCCCGCCGCCTCAAGCGCGACGAGCACGGACTCTTCCCCGCGGTCGCGCAGCAGCACGACACCGGCGAGGTCCTCATGGTCGGGTGGATGGACGACGAGGCGCTGCACCGCACGCTCACCACCGGCCGGTGCACCTACTGGAGCCGGAGCCGGTCGGAGTACTGGGTGAAGGGGGAGACCTCCGGTCACCAGCAGTGGGTCAAGTCCGTCGCCCTGGACTGTGACGCCGACACGGTGCTGGTCAAGGTCGACCAGATCGGCGCCGCATGCCACACCGGCGACCGCACCTGCTTCGACGTCGACGTCCTGCCGTGCCAGGTCGGCGAGCCGGTGGCCACTTCGCGATGACCGCATCCGCGTCGCCGGCCCGGGACGCCTTCCGCGGCCTCGTCGAGAGTGGCAGCCACCGGGTCATCCCGGTGACCCGCCGGCTGCTGGCCGACAGCGAGACGCCGATCGGCGTCTACCGCAAGCTGGCCGGCGGTCCCGGCACGTTCCTGCTCGAGTCGGCCGAGCACGGCCGCTCCTGGTCGCGCTACTCCTTCGTCGGTGTGCGCTGCCCCGCGGTGCTCACCGAGCGCGACGGCCGCACCGCATGGCTCGGTGAGCCGGTCTTCGCCGACCTGCCCGACGACCCGCTCGAGGCGCTGCGGCTGACCGTCGAACGGCTCCGCTCGCCGCGGCTGCCCGACCTGCCGCCGTTGACCGGCGGGCTCGTCGGTTACGTCGGCTACGACGCGGTCCGGCGACTGGAGCGGTTGCCCGAGCACGCCAAGGACGACCTCGGGCTCCCCGAACTGGCGATGATGCTGTCCACCGACCTCGCCGTGCTCGACCACGACGACGGGTCGATTCTGCTCGTGGCCAACGCGTTCCCCGGCGACTCCGGCGGCTCAGGCGACGTCGACTGGTGTTACGACGACGCGGTCGCCCGGCTCGACGCGATGGGTCGGGCGCTCACCGCGCCGACGCCCGCCGGGGTCGCGGTGCTCGAGCCGACGGAGCCGGACTACACCTCCAACTCACCGGAGGGGATCGGTCCCGCCGTACGCCGGGTCATCGAGGAGATCCGGGCCGGCGAGGCGTTCCAGGTGGTCGTGTCGCAGCGCTTCGAGATGCGTACGGCGGCCGAACCGCTCGACGTCTACCGCGTCCTGCGCACGACCAACCCGAGCCCGTACATGTACCTCGTGCGGCTCCCCGACGGGACCGACGTGGTCGGGTCGTCGCCGGAGGCGCTGGTCACGGTCACCGAGGGTCGGGCGATGCTGCACCCGATCGCCGGCACCCGGTGGCGTGGGGAGACGCCGGAGGCGGACGCGCGGCTCGCCGCCGAACTGATGGCCGACCCCAAGGAACGCGCCGAGCACGTCATGCTGGTCGACCTCGGCCGTAACGACCTCGGCCGGGCGTGCGTGCCGGGCAGCATCGACGTCATCGACTTCATGGGCATCGAGCGCTACAGCCACGTGATGCACATCGTGTCGACCATCGTCGGCGAGGTGGCGCCGGGCCGCAGTGCCTACGACGT
It encodes:
- a CDS encoding RES family NAD+ phosphorylase produces the protein MTFPGRPRLVDVPEHNRWLRIYDARFYADGAKFRYFGPHRAGRFDHHPAGPARRHPHHGVLYATESLRCAVAEAFGDDRWVDPLPSHRLAVIELDRALRLADTRGDAAVELGRPAGALRSRDRALTQQVARALYDATPADGISYEGWFTGDTCVALWERAADAVRLVDDRSLTDPWVADAVEVAADTLHYARP
- a CDS encoding TIGR03085 family metal-binding protein, whose amino-acid sequence is MTTHSRQEREALADSLLDVGPHAPTVCDGWTAADLAAHVVVRERSPVAGLGIVVPPLAGVTARAMDRLRTSQSYDALVETLRQGPPRWSPFGVSSAVEAAANTIEMFIHHEDVRRGQPSWEPRDLDPGLEALLARRFASSARLMTRHAPVGVRFRLPDGTVVQGRSANPTVVVSGPAGELTLYASGRQRVARVDVDGDDASVAALAGARLGL
- the hisI gene encoding phosphoribosyl-AMP cyclohydrolase, whose protein sequence is MARPSHLDPDIARRLKRDEHGLFPAVAQQHDTGEVLMVGWMDDEALHRTLTTGRCTYWSRSRSEYWVKGETSGHQQWVKSVALDCDADTVLVKVDQIGAACHTGDRTCFDVDVLPCQVGEPVATSR
- a CDS encoding helix-turn-helix domain-containing protein, which encodes MTALTDRLPDLAGLLDNLADTERRELEDAFLRVLALSQRARPTALPDQVPAAEPEQVAAARARNLARAAQVRADLVRDSLSTAEVAARLGISPAAVTKRRGKDDLVAFRHRGDWRYPHWQFTGDALTDGVLDVWHALPERSLVGRVRWFTLPSRQLDDETPLERLSRGQVDAVIEAATAVGSR
- a CDS encoding anthranilate synthase component I, whose translation is MTASASPARDAFRGLVESGSHRVIPVTRRLLADSETPIGVYRKLAGGPGTFLLESAEHGRSWSRYSFVGVRCPAVLTERDGRTAWLGEPVFADLPDDPLEALRLTVERLRSPRLPDLPPLTGGLVGYVGYDAVRRLERLPEHAKDDLGLPELAMMLSTDLAVLDHDDGSILLVANAFPGDSGGSGDVDWCYDDAVARLDAMGRALTAPTPAGVAVLEPTEPDYTSNSPEGIGPAVRRVIEEIRAGEAFQVVVSQRFEMRTAAEPLDVYRVLRTTNPSPYMYLVRLPDGTDVVGSSPEALVTVTEGRAMLHPIAGTRWRGETPEADARLAAELMADPKERAEHVMLVDLGRNDLGRACVPGSIDVIDFMGIERYSHVMHIVSTIVGEVAPGRSAYDVFAACFPAGTLSGAPKPRAMAIIDELEPVRRGVYGGTVGYLDFAGDLDMAIAIRTAVMRDGVAYVQAGGGIVADSDPAAEEQESQNKAKAVLRAIATAQKLRPPS
- the hisB gene encoding imidazoleglycerol-phosphate dehydratase HisB, producing MSRTAQVKRDTAETRVLVELDLDGTGVTDVATGVGFYDHMLGQLGRHAGFDLTVRTDGDVHIDAHHTVEDTAIALGQALEIALGDKAGIRRFGDSLVPLDECLVQVAVDLSGRPYLVHDEPAIMETVVIGGDFPGTLVRHMWESFAQNARIALHVRVLSGRDAHHIAEAQCKAVARALRDAAAPDPRVVGVPSTKGTL
- a CDS encoding LON peptidase substrate-binding domain-containing protein — encoded protein: MADAAHEVIPIFPLGHVLMPGCTLPLHIFEPRYRALLADVTADDGPGHFGVVVITPERASAEPELAADYEPIGTLARVLEVHPGPGGTSAVLTGGTRRFRAHRIVDSPAPYLEAEVSYLEEVAGAIPPNLPDATKALATEYSRLIAVLTGGEAGSRDPYPDDDILLSYRLASEVPLPTEDRQQLLEDADAAIRLLHVRQVMRREVALLRHTRTIAVSPAVLQIALRPG
- a CDS encoding RidA family protein, with product MSAIARISSDSPYEDAIGYSRAVCAGPWVLVSGCTATVEGRVRHAGNAYQQARTAIEIALSALRQAGLGAADVVRTRMYVVDRAHAGDVGRAHQETFGAIRPAATMVVVAGLIDPQLLVEVEVDGYTGAGAR
- the hisD gene encoding histidinol dehydrogenase; this encodes MRRIELSALWTTAAPRPSVLRRVLPRAEVDVGAALQAVTPLVEDVAARGYAAAREATMRFDGVDVADPRVPSAALQRALDELDPAVRDALTESIRRARIVHEAQRRAATEVDVVPGGTVSERWIPVARVGLYVPGGLAVYPSSVVMNVVPAQVAGVRSLAVSSPPQREYGGRPHPVILAACALLGVDEVYAVGGAQAVAMFAYGTDECRRVDMVTGPGNVYVAAAKRLLRGVVGIDSEAGPTEIAVLADDGADPAYVAADLISQAEHDTVAASVLITDSEALAAAVDAEVAAQVAATKHVERVTTALTGTQSGIVLVRDLDQGVDVANAYAAEHLEVITRDAGAVAGRIVNAGCIFVGPHSPVSLGDYCAGSNHVLPTGCTARHASGLSVQTFLKGMHVVDYDEAALSGVAGHVVALAQAEDLPAHAAAVQIRDRRSAR
- the hisF gene encoding imidazole glycerol phosphate synthase subunit HisF encodes the protein MSVAVRVIPCLDVDAGRVTKGVRFLSNVDVGDPVELARAYDREGADELVFYDITASSGARETTFDVVRRTAEQVFIPLTVGGGVRTVDDVDRLLRAGADKVSLNTAAVARPEVLHEAALRFGAQCVVLSVDARRADGVASGFEVTTHGGRQSAGLDLLDWVRRGVDLGAGEIVVNSMDADGTRDGFDLDMIAAVRAEVGVPVVASGGAGAVGDFSPAVHSGADAVLAASVFHFGEISIATVKSALRADGVEVR
- the priA gene encoding bifunctional 1-(5-phosphoribosyl)-5-((5-phosphoribosylamino)methylideneamino)imidazole-4-carboxamide isomerase/phosphoribosylanthranilate isomerase PriA, with product MPFALLPAVDVSGGKAVRLVRGEAGTETNYGDPVDAALAWQQAGAEWIHLVDLDAAFGRGSNRDLLADVVRRVDVAVELSGGIRDDESLAAALATGCARVNVGTAALEDPSWCKRVIGEFADRVAVGLDVRGHTLAGRGWTREGGDLFEVLARLDAEGCARYVVTDVRRDGTLTGPNVDLLREVCAATPRPVVASGGVAELDDLRALAQLGPIGVEGAIVGKALYAGAFTLPEALAAVGAG
- a CDS encoding histidinol-phosphate transaminase; this translates as MTSLDQLPLRDDLRGRSPYGAPQVDVPVRLNTNENSYPPPADLVAAIADAVAGVAAGLNRYPDREAVELRADLTRYLGHDLSPAQVWAANGSNEVLQQLLQAFGGPGRTALGFTPSYSMHPIISAGTGTAWIDVSRAGDFSVSPDYAAAQVREHRPDVVFLCSPNNPTGTALGLDVVDAVLAEAAGMVVVDEAYHEFARAGTPSALTLLPGNPRLAVTRTMSKAFAMAGLRVGYVAADPAVIDALQLVRLPYHLSALTQAVARVAVAHAPALLSTVEQVKAQRDLLESALRERGFDVVESDANFVLFGGFGDSAAMWQSLLDRGVLIRDVGLPGWLRVTAGTPSEVDSFLSAVDDIRRSPRIAG